In Bacillota bacterium, a single window of DNA contains:
- the porA gene encoding pyruvate ferredoxin oxidoreductase yields the protein MGGVNGHVVTQRRRMTMTGAEATAEAMRQIHPDVVAAYPITPQTDIVMRFARYVSDGVVQTEFVPVESEHSALSAVVGASAAGARAMTATSGPGFALMHEILYVASGYRLPIVMPVANRALSGPINIHGDHSDTMGSRDAGWIQIFSENAQEAYDNLIQAVRIAEDPSVRLPVQVTQDGFIITHGMEIVEVLTDAEVQQFVGTYEPERYLLDVERPMTVGALALQNSYFEVKRQLAEAMVNARRVIADVGEAFGRLSGRYYGLTEPYRMNDAELAVVVLGSTAGTAKVVVDELRNRGVKAGLVKIRVFRPFPAQNLRDLLRGTRAVGVLDRSDSVSGGLGGPVFAETKAALYGLPDPPVMTGYVYGLGGRDTTPEMIESVYEDLAELARRARDNYAEVVADAALAGHYLGVREPGQNGSPHRHGAAKLGER from the coding sequence CATGACGGGCGCGGAGGCGACCGCAGAGGCGATGCGGCAGATCCACCCGGACGTGGTGGCCGCCTACCCCATCACGCCCCAAACCGACATCGTCATGCGGTTTGCCCGCTACGTGTCCGACGGGGTCGTGCAGACGGAGTTCGTCCCGGTGGAAAGCGAGCACTCCGCGCTGAGCGCCGTGGTCGGGGCCTCGGCCGCGGGTGCGCGGGCCATGACGGCCACATCCGGGCCCGGCTTCGCCCTGATGCACGAAATCCTGTACGTGGCGTCGGGCTACCGGCTCCCCATCGTGATGCCCGTCGCCAACCGGGCGCTGTCGGGCCCCATCAACATCCACGGTGACCACAGCGACACGATGGGGTCTCGCGACGCCGGCTGGATTCAGATCTTCTCCGAGAACGCCCAGGAGGCGTACGACAACCTGATCCAGGCCGTGCGCATCGCCGAGGATCCGTCGGTGCGGTTGCCGGTCCAGGTGACGCAGGACGGCTTCATCATCACCCACGGCATGGAGATCGTCGAGGTCCTGACCGACGCCGAGGTGCAGCAGTTCGTGGGCACGTACGAGCCGGAACGGTACCTGCTCGACGTGGAGCGGCCCATGACTGTCGGGGCCCTGGCGCTCCAGAACAGCTACTTCGAGGTCAAGCGCCAGCTCGCCGAGGCCATGGTTAACGCCCGTCGCGTGATCGCCGACGTCGGTGAGGCGTTCGGGCGGCTCTCCGGGCGCTACTACGGCCTCACCGAGCCCTACCGCATGAACGACGCGGAACTTGCCGTCGTGGTGCTCGGCTCCACGGCCGGCACCGCCAAGGTCGTGGTCGATGAACTGCGCAACCGGGGGGTCAAGGCCGGGCTCGTGAAGATCCGGGTCTTCCGGCCGTTCCCGGCGCAGAACCTCCGGGATCTGCTGCGCGGCACCCGGGCCGTGGGCGTACTCGACCGGTCGGATAGCGTCTCCGGCGGGCTTGGCGGGCCGGTGTTCGCCGAGACCAAGGCGGCCCTGTACGGGTTGCCGGATCCGCCGGTGATGACGGGGTACGTCTACGGCCTCGGCGGCCGGGACACCACTCCTGAGATGATCGAATCCGTATACGAGGACCTGGCCGAGCTTGCGCGGCGCGCCCGGGACAACTACGCCGAGGTGGTCGCCGATGCGGCCCTGGCGGGTCACTACCTGGGCGTGCGGGAGCCGGGGCAGAACGGCTCGCCGCACCGCCACGGTGCTGCCAAACTCGGTGAGAGGTGA